Proteins from one Argopecten irradians isolate NY chromosome 15, Ai_NY, whole genome shotgun sequence genomic window:
- the LOC138309058 gene encoding alpha-(1,3)-fucosyltransferase C-like isoform X1: MSRLFKVSTSPHGVMRVNGIVVSMSAVRGRRFAAIFLLLYIQVWMLCLIHNSTFTGNETSYLEAEVTKSQKHVIQFSNREWEDKPNRLILIWTPMFLKWNWVDILQQEIKKCEHACTITSDRSQIQEADAVLFHIFDLWFWLGMPKYRHPSQVWVVWWAEPATRVWPDLRRFQYTFNWTMNYRRDSTVDAAFGVAVPLSKEEKKEKEIWFNSEFFTSKKHKVNGVAITNSDCYDEVQRYRLVEELRQYVPVDFYGRCGNLSCPRDNEECNIKLESYKFMIQFENSYCDDYVSEKYWNSIQRGHIPIVNWKKQQLYYPVINHTFINIFDFPDIKSAAEYIKMVTLSDELYRSYFKWITEYKVVKSGIWAQFCNLCDALNDPKRPAQVIEDLQAWVEDDTCAKGTPWKFMERRINRHIFDMGF; encoded by the exons GGTCAACGGGATAGTTGTCAGTATGTCGGCCGTCCGTGGTCGGCGATTCGCCGCGATATTCTTGCTTCTGTATATTCAAGTATGGATGCTGTGTCTAATACACAACTCGACCTTTACCGGAAATGAGACATCATATTTAGAAGCGGAAGTGACGAAATCGCAAAAGCACGTGATTCAGTTCTCTAACCGTGAGTGGGAGGATAAGCCGAACCGTCTGATTCTCATTTGGACGCCAATGTTTCTGAAATGGAACTGGGTTGACATTTTACAGCAAGAAATTAAGAAATGTGAACATGCGTGTACGATCACTTCCGATCGTTCTCAAATTCAGGAAGCGGATGCAGtgctttttcatatttttgacttGTGGTTCTGGTTAGGGATGCCGAAATATCGGCACCCAAGCCAGGTTTGGGTCGTATGGTGGGCGGAACCGGCCACCAGGGTGTGGCCTGACCTTAGACgctttcaatatacatttaacTGGACTATGAATTATCGTAGAGATTCTACGGTCGATGCTGCGTTTGGGGTCGCAGTGCCATTATCCAAAgaggaaaagaaagaaaaggaaATTTGGTTTAATTCAGAATTTTTTACATCTAAAAAACATAAAGTAAACGGCGTTGCTATCACAAATAGTGATTGCTACGACGAAGTTCAGCGGTATCGATTGGTTGAGGAGTTGCGACAGTATGTTCCGGTCGACTTTTACGGACGTTGTGGAAACCTATCGTGTCCAAGGGATAATGAAGAATGTAACATAAAGCTCGAAAGTTATAAGTTCATGATTCAGTTTGAAAATAGTTACTGTGACGACTATGTTTCTGAAAAGTATTGGAATAGTATTCAGAGAGGACATATACCAATTGTAAATTGGAAAAAACAACAGTTATACTACCCCGTCATAAATCATACATTTATCAACATTTTCGACTTCCCCGATATTAAATCGGCGGCAGAATATATCAAAATGGTAACTTTAAGTGACGAACTTTATCGGAGCTACTTCAAATGGATAACGGAATATAAGGTAGTGAAATCTGGTATTTGGGCTCAGTTTTGTAATCTTTGTGACGCTTTAAACGATCCTAAGCGGCCCGCGCAAGTCATTGAGGATCTCCAAGCTTGGGTCGAGGACGACACATGCGCAAAGGGCACG cCATGGAAGTTCATGGAGAGGAGAATCAACAGACATATATTTGATATGGGCTTCTGA
- the LOC138309058 gene encoding alpha-(1,3)-fucosyltransferase C-like isoform X2 has product MSAVRGRRFAAIFLLLYIQVWMLCLIHNSTFTGNETSYLEAEVTKSQKHVIQFSNREWEDKPNRLILIWTPMFLKWNWVDILQQEIKKCEHACTITSDRSQIQEADAVLFHIFDLWFWLGMPKYRHPSQVWVVWWAEPATRVWPDLRRFQYTFNWTMNYRRDSTVDAAFGVAVPLSKEEKKEKEIWFNSEFFTSKKHKVNGVAITNSDCYDEVQRYRLVEELRQYVPVDFYGRCGNLSCPRDNEECNIKLESYKFMIQFENSYCDDYVSEKYWNSIQRGHIPIVNWKKQQLYYPVINHTFINIFDFPDIKSAAEYIKMVTLSDELYRSYFKWITEYKVVKSGIWAQFCNLCDALNDPKRPAQVIEDLQAWVEDDTCAKGTPWKFMERRINRHIFDMGF; this is encoded by the exons ATGTCGGCCGTCCGTGGTCGGCGATTCGCCGCGATATTCTTGCTTCTGTATATTCAAGTATGGATGCTGTGTCTAATACACAACTCGACCTTTACCGGAAATGAGACATCATATTTAGAAGCGGAAGTGACGAAATCGCAAAAGCACGTGATTCAGTTCTCTAACCGTGAGTGGGAGGATAAGCCGAACCGTCTGATTCTCATTTGGACGCCAATGTTTCTGAAATGGAACTGGGTTGACATTTTACAGCAAGAAATTAAGAAATGTGAACATGCGTGTACGATCACTTCCGATCGTTCTCAAATTCAGGAAGCGGATGCAGtgctttttcatatttttgacttGTGGTTCTGGTTAGGGATGCCGAAATATCGGCACCCAAGCCAGGTTTGGGTCGTATGGTGGGCGGAACCGGCCACCAGGGTGTGGCCTGACCTTAGACgctttcaatatacatttaacTGGACTATGAATTATCGTAGAGATTCTACGGTCGATGCTGCGTTTGGGGTCGCAGTGCCATTATCCAAAgaggaaaagaaagaaaaggaaATTTGGTTTAATTCAGAATTTTTTACATCTAAAAAACATAAAGTAAACGGCGTTGCTATCACAAATAGTGATTGCTACGACGAAGTTCAGCGGTATCGATTGGTTGAGGAGTTGCGACAGTATGTTCCGGTCGACTTTTACGGACGTTGTGGAAACCTATCGTGTCCAAGGGATAATGAAGAATGTAACATAAAGCTCGAAAGTTATAAGTTCATGATTCAGTTTGAAAATAGTTACTGTGACGACTATGTTTCTGAAAAGTATTGGAATAGTATTCAGAGAGGACATATACCAATTGTAAATTGGAAAAAACAACAGTTATACTACCCCGTCATAAATCATACATTTATCAACATTTTCGACTTCCCCGATATTAAATCGGCGGCAGAATATATCAAAATGGTAACTTTAAGTGACGAACTTTATCGGAGCTACTTCAAATGGATAACGGAATATAAGGTAGTGAAATCTGGTATTTGGGCTCAGTTTTGTAATCTTTGTGACGCTTTAAACGATCCTAAGCGGCCCGCGCAAGTCATTGAGGATCTCCAAGCTTGGGTCGAGGACGACACATGCGCAAAGGGCACG cCATGGAAGTTCATGGAGAGGAGAATCAACAGACATATATTTGATATGGGCTTCTGA